The following DNA comes from Acidobacteriota bacterium.
CTGGCCCGCGCCGGCGCCGCGCACCGCCCCGCGGTGCTCCATCGTCTGGACCAGCCCACCTCGGGGGTGCTGCTGTTCGCTAAAAACGAGCCGGCCGAGAAGGCCGTGTACGAGCTGTTCCGCCGGGGCGGCGTCCGGAAGACGTACCTGGCGCTGGTCCAGCCCGCCCCCGCGCGCTCCGAGGGCCGGATCGAGGCGGCCATCGCCCGCCGGGTGGACCGCCGCAACCAGTACAAGGTGAGCCGCGAGCGGGGCAAGGCGTCGCTCACCGAATACCGCCGCCTGGGCCGGGGTCCCGACGGCACGGCGCTCCTGGCGGTGACGCCCCGCACCGGCCGCTCGCACCAGATCCGAGTGCACCTGGCGTGGATCGGCGCGCCCATCGTGGGCGACACCCTGTACGGCGGCGCCGCGCACCCGCTGGTGTTCGGCCTGCACGCCCGGCGCCTGGAACTGCCCCATCCGCGCACGCACCGGCCCGCCGGATTCACCGCCGCCGTCCCCGCCGGCTGGCTGGCCGCGTTCCCGTGGCTGGCCGG
Coding sequences within:
- a CDS encoding RluA family pseudouridine synthase, whose translation is MGVRTFTAVIASEHSGMRLDRLIADLWPELSRKLAQRIIVAGGCYLDGRRRQVAATPAPAGGRLKVCVDPDQPFRTFRLEPSAILFEDDDLLVVDKPSGTPVALSATGQEGSVQRGAAEHLARAGAAHRPAVLHRLDQPTSGVLLFAKNEPAEKAVYELFRRGGVRKTYLALVQPAPARSEGRIEAAIARRVDRRNQYKVSRERGKASLTEYRRLGRGPDGTALLAVTPRTGRSHQIRVHLAWIGAPIVGDTLYGGAAHPLVFGLHARRLELPHPRTHRPAGFTAAVPAGWLAAFPWLAGIPDL